The sequence below is a genomic window from Acetobacter vaccinii.
GGTCCGACAGGCGCGGGATCATCTGCTGCACACCGGGGTGGTCGATGCACAGCACGGCAAAACCATAGAACGGCACGTTGGACACAAACTGGTCGTATCCGGCTTCCATCGCCTCAGCCGTGCCCCAGTGGTCAAGGTGCTCGGGGTCCATGTTGGTGACAACCGAGATCACCGAGGGCAGGCGCAGGAAGGAGCCGTCGCTTTCATCAGCTTCCACCACCATCCAGTCGCCCTTGCCCATGCGGGTGTTGGTGCCATAGGCCTCGATAATGCCGCCATTGATCACGGTGGGGTCCAGCCGTGCGGCTTCCAGCACGGCGGCCACAAGGCTTGTGGTCGTGGTTTTGCCGTGGGTGCCGCCTACGGCAATGGCCCAGCGCAGGCGCATGAGTTCGGCCAGCATTTCGGCCCGGCGGACAACGGGCACCAGCCGGGCGCGGGCGGCCAGCACCTCGGGGTTGTCGCGGCTGACTGCGGTGGAAATCACCACAACCTGTGCGTTGCCCAGATTTGCCGCGTCATGCCCGATGGCAACGGGAATACCCGCAGCGCGCAGGCGGCGCACATTGGCGTTTTCAGCAATGTCCGACCCCTGGACGGAATACCCCAGCAGGCACAGCACCTCGGCAATGCCGGACATGCCAATGCCGCCAATGCCGACAAAATGGATGGTTCCGATGGACAGGGGCAGGGCTCTCATGGGCGTGTCTCCATGCCGTTCGAGGGCGAAGGGGCGTGCGAGGGGGAAAGCTGGAGGCATTCTTCTACTGTATTGGCCAGGCGCTGTGCGGCGTCCGGGCGGGCAAGTGCTGCCGCTGCCATGGCCGCCTGGGCGAGGTCTTGAGGAGTGGTGAAAAGGTCCGTCAGGCGCGAAGCCAGGGCGACGGGTGTGAAATCCGGCTGGCGCACCATCCAGCCCGCCCCGGCCTGGGTGATGGCACGGGCGTTTTCTGTCTGCTCATCACTGGCCGCCAGAGGCAGCGGCACAAGGATGGACGGACGCCCGGCGGTGGTGATTTCTGCAATGGAGGAGCCACCCGCCCGCCCGATGACCAGATGGGCATTGGCCAGCAGGTCAGGCACATCGTTCAGGAAAGGCTCCACCCGTGCCGTAATGCCCATGCTGGCATAAGCGGCCCGCACGGTCTCCAGGTCTTCCTTACGGGCCTGCTGGGTCACATGGACTTGCGTGCGCAACGCATCGGGCAGGCGGGCAAGGGCATCAGGGACCACCTGCGAGAACACACGTGCCCCCAATGACCCCCCCCAGACCAGCAGGTTGATGCGGTTTTGGGGCGGCGCCCAGGGCTTGCCTGCCAGAGC
It includes:
- the murG gene encoding undecaprenyldiphospho-muramoylpentapeptide beta-N-acetylglucosaminyltransferase; translation: MKPSTIVIAAGGTGGHFFPAEALADALASRGHTLVLMTDARAGRRDTGVFSTGRQYVLAGAGVAGRGPLRAARAGLTLLRSAWEARRILSALQPDAVVGFGGYPSVPPLLGARLLGRKHPALIIHEGNAVLGKANALLSRFADVIATSFPSVARLPIGSRTELTGMPVRPAIAALAGKPWAPPQNRINLLVWGGSLGARVFSQVVPDALARLPDALRTQVHVTQQARKEDLETVRAAYASMGITARVEPFLNDVPDLLANAHLVIGRAGGSSIAEITTAGRPSILVPLPLAASDEQTENARAITQAGAGWMVRQPDFTPVALASRLTDLFTTPQDLAQAAMAAAALARPDAAQRLANTVEECLQLSPSHAPSPSNGMETRP